The DNA region GCCGCGCGGCCTGGTATCGTGACTATATCGATACTCTGGTGCAACGTGATGTGCGTGATTTGGCGCGCATCAACGCTCTGGATGCTTTGCCGCGGCTTCTGACATTGGCAGCGGGGCAAACAGCAAGGCTACTGAATGTCACCGATCTGGCTGCACCCTTTCAATTGAGTCGCCCCACTATCCGTGACTATATGACGTTGCTGGCGAGAATTTTTTTACTAGACGAGTTGCCTCCATGGCATAGTAATCGTCTGCGTCGCCTTATTAAGAGGCCCAAGTTACATCTGGGTGATACCGGACTGGCCTGCGCCTTGCTTGGGGTGAATGCAAAGACATTGTGGGATGATCGTGCTCTGTATGGACAGTTGCTGGAAACCTTTGTCTATCAGGAGTTGCGGCGTCATGCAAGCTGGCAAGAAGAACCCGTGAACTTTTATCATTTTCGTGACAAGGACGGGGCCGAAGTGGATGTGGTGATGGAGTCTGGGGGCAAGCTTTCTGGGGTTGAGGTTAAGGCAGCCTCCACGGTGGTGTCTGATGATTTCAAAGGATTGCGTAAGCTGAAAAATGGTGCGGGCAGACGTTTTGCTGTGGGTGTTCTGCTTTACGATGGGGATGCGATTACTCCCTTTGGAGAGGATCTGTATGCTGTTCCCATCGCCTGTTTGTGGGAGAGTCGCTGATGCCTTACACCGAAGACACCCTGGTTCAACAAACGACAGCCGAATATTTAGAAAATGAACTCGGTTGGGATTCGGTGTACGGCTACAATAACGAGACCTTCGGGCCGGACGGCACGCTCGGCCGGGACTCGGACTGTGATGTAGTACTTATCAGGCCACTGCGGGAAAAGTTGGTTGAGCTAAATCCGGATCTACCAGCTGATGCTTACGATTATGCTGTACGCCAGATCGTGGTGACCGCCTCAGGAAGCGTACAATGGTACAGAACCTGAAGCAGGTTATCGAAACCCGGCTGTAGCGCCTGCTGGAGCAGAATTCTCTACGTACCGATTTTCAGCAGCATTATGAGCAGATCGCTGCGCGAAGGGCTCGATGAAGAGTTACTCGTAATTTTCGATCTACTAAGAAAGGCTGGACTGAATTCCGGGGACATCAAGAATATCAAGGCCATCTCCGTTCTATCCATCTATCGGAGTAGGGTGAATAGATCAGCTGATCGGTTTTCATCTATTGTTACTTGGGGCTACTGGAGGATAGAGCTGCTTCTGAGCTGAAGCTGAAATAGAGTCCCATCTTTTTCTCGATATTCAACTTGTACTGGCAGATAGTCCAGTTCTGGTGCTACCCACAGCTCAAATGTACGTTTCCCCTCTTTTTGGCGAATGATATGTACAGTTTTGAATTCTCCAGCTGGCACCTGTGTGGTCTCACTATTACCAACAGTGAACAGGTAATTTGACCACCCGCCAGTTTTTGCTACCCGATATTTTAGTTCACTATTACCCTGTTTGAGGTCGTGCATCAGGGCAAGCAGAAACAGTGCCTCATCAACAGTTCCACTCTGTAGTTGATCAAGTTTCTGCTCTTTTCCGTCATCTTTTATGGTGACAGTTGCGCTGTTCCAATCAAAGATCCGTGATCTCTTTCTCTCTTTTTTTCCGCTTCTGTGGTAGTTGTATTGAATAGGGGTGATTTTCTTGTCACGCCACTTCCAAATAGAGCTCTCATCAATGATTTTCTTTACGAAGAGCTTGGCCAGGCCTGTGGGCTCAGTATGGATTGTGAACCGGCTGCTGTTGTCGGTTGCTGTTTTTGTTAAATTGTAAGTGGTCTCTCCAAGTGACATCCCTTTGCCGCTCAAGAGGTATTTGGCACTAAATGTCTCTGGAAATGCGCCAGCCCTGGCTGAGAAAAACAGTGCTGTAACAACAAGGATTCTAGCTAATAGTGTCGAGCTGAATTGGTTCATCGATAGGAGTTTGATCGAACAGCAGCTTTTCGTCAACCAGCTGAATGCGGCCATTGGCGATTAACTGAACCGCTGCAGGATATAGTTGGTGTTCTCTCTCCAGTACGCGGTTTGCCAGTGATGCAGCATTGTCACTATTTAATACAGGTATCTTGGCCTGCAGAAATACCGGTCCGCCATCCAGCTCTTCAGTTACGTAGTGGACACTTGCGCCATGCTCTTTTGCCCCGGCATCAAGCGCCTGTTGGTGGGTATGTAGCCCCTTGAAGTGAGGAAGCAGGGAGGGGTGAATGTTGATCAGTCTGCCGCGATAGTG from Candidatus Thiopontia autotrophica includes:
- a CDS encoding DUF4143 domain-containing protein, with translation RAAWYRDYIDTLVQRDVRDLARINALDALPRLLTLAAGQTARLLNVTDLAAPFQLSRPTIRDYMTLLARIFLLDELPPWHSNRLRRLIKRPKLHLGDTGLACALLGVNAKTLWDDRALYGQLLETFVYQELRRHASWQEEPVNFYHFRDKDGAEVDVVMESGGKLSGVEVKAASTVVSDDFKGLRKLKNGAGRRFAVGVLLYDGDAITPFGEDLYAVPIACLWESR
- a CDS encoding DUF3108 domain-containing protein, encoding MNQFSSTLLARILVVTALFFSARAGAFPETFSAKYLLSGKGMSLGETTYNLTKTATDNSSRFTIHTEPTGLAKLFVKKIIDESSIWKWRDKKITPIQYNYHRSGKKERKRSRIFDWNSATVTIKDDGKEQKLDQLQSGTVDEALFLLALMHDLKQGNSELKYRVAKTGGWSNYLFTVGNSETTQVPAGEFKTVHIIRQKEGKRTFELWVAPELDYLPVQVEYREKDGTLFQLQLRSSSILQ
- the purN gene encoding phosphoribosylglycinamide formyltransferase, producing MKRAKSPKLYSANRPISVVVLISGRGSNLQALVRSQQANKIDIKIAGVISNRADAVGLAFAKENNIPTTVVDSTNFGSRSDYDRELIREIDQNRPELVILAGFMRILSSEFVRHYRGRLINIHPSLLPHFKGLHTHQQALDAGAKEHGASVHYVTEELDGGPVFLQAKIPVLNSDNAASLANRVLEREHQLYPAAVQLIANGRIQLVDEKLLFDQTPIDEPIQLDTIS